One Rhizoctonia solani chromosome 2, complete sequence DNA segment encodes these proteins:
- a CDS encoding TatD DNase family protein has protein sequence MGKKSKAPKLPETCLDVPQVGSLAGIQVTPIYDTHTHLHSTFEAYRKEYPEGRYTTIPEFVKGYYTRATEQSQSIHIPVKSLVDVWCEAPILKEWRTLADSALTPESRAEKWGDIEYHFVMGVHPHEAQYYNDEVEAELLEAMKHPRNVGLGEIGLDYHYNNSPQDVQKEVLVRQIKHAINLGKPLTIHTREADDDIWDILSNNVPKDWKIHIHCFTDSPVLAKKLLDHFPNLYIGITGVITYSTNENTAAVVRMLATSAPVDPSRSPLRILLETDAPYMVPANLTKHQQQTMGLKSNARMPLCHAGMIPWTAEFVASAANQGVVDQVVKEVENGGVKEVEGASEASDKKVWTAAEVMKIARENAKHVYGV, from the exons ATGGGAAAGAAGTCCAAAGCCCCTAAGCTGCCCGAGACCTGTCTCGATGTTCCGCAGGTGGGATCGCTGGCCGGTATTCAAG TTACCCCCATCTATGACACACATACTCATTTACACTCCACATTCGAGGCCTACCGCAAGGAATACCCTGAAGGCCGATACACAACGATACCAGAATTTGTAAAAGGATACTACACACGAGCCACTGAACAAAGCCAATCCATCCATATTCCCGTAAAATCCCTTGTCGACGTATGGTGCGAGGCTCCTATTCTCAAGGAATGGCGTACGTTGGCAGATTCAGCCCTGACCCCCGAGTCACGCGCAGAGAAGTGGGGAGATATTGAGTATCATTTTGTCATGG GCGTACATCC TCACGAGGCACAATACTACAACGATGAAGTAGAAGCTGAGCT GCTGGAGGCCATGAAGCATCCACGGAATGTAGGCCTGGGAGAGATAGGACTTGACTATCACTATAATAACTCGCCTCAAGATGTCCAGAAAGAAGTGCTAGTTCGGCAAATCAA GCACGCTATCAATCTTGGAAAACCGCTCACCATCCATACACGAGAAGCCGATGATGATATTTGGGATATCCTTTCTAACAATGTTCCAAAGGACTGGAAG ATCCATATTCACTGTTTCACTGACTCTCCAGTTCTCGCCAAAAAACTCCTGGACCATTTCCCAAACTTGTACATCGGAATAACCG GTGTTATAACATACTCAACCAACGAGAACACGGCTGCCGTCGTTCGGATGCTCGCTACTTCTGCACCGGTCGACCCATCTCGGTCTCCATTGCGAATTTTGCTCGAGACCGACGCACCATATATGGTCCCCGCTAATTTGACCAAACACCAGCAGCAGACGATGGGGCTTAAGTCCAATGCGCG AATGCCGCTCTGTCACGCGGGGATGATCCCATGGACAGCGGAATTTGTTGCAAGTGCAGCAAACCAGGGTGTCGTAGACCAGGTAGTCAAGGAAGTAGAAAACGGTGGAGTAAAAGAGGTAGAAGGTGCTTCGGAGGCTAGCGACAAGAAAGTATGGACGGCCGCGGAGGTGATGAAGATCGCGAGGGAGAATGCTAAACATGTTTATGGAGTTTGA